The following proteins come from a genomic window of Legionella cherrii:
- a CDS encoding acyl-CoA dehydrogenase → MGILFFLLYLIFTLIVLYRAMNPLVWELGSVFYLIVATFAIGLPWIVGFILWLVIIGALLVVYLEPLRAAIADFIYKKAGKSIPKLSKTEEEALNAGDTWLEQDIFTGKPDWERLANVSTALSAEEQAFLDNETQTLCGLIDEWEISQTRDLPEKVWDYMKEKGFFGMVIPKEYGGKGFSARAHSDVVMKIATRSGVAAVTVMVPNSLGPGELINYYGTEEQKNHYLPRLAKGIDIPCFALTEPGAGSDATSIQSSAIVMKKKVDGKMVLGLSITLDKRWITLAPVATLIGLAVNVKDPDGLLQGEGAEGITCVLIPRDTKNLEIGNRHLPSDQPFMNGTIRGKDIFVPITTVIGGQKRIGSGWQMLVECLSIGRSISLPALGAGTSSACYLATSAFARIRCQFNVEIGQFEGIEEKLAEIAGLSYLINSNRLLTVAAVNEHKKPSVASAIAKYFNTEFARLVVNASMDVHAGRGVVVGPRNYLTNFYNGVPISITVEGANVMSRNLLIFGQGSMACHPYVRNEFYAISNQDKEAFREVIWKHIQYFMQNFAKTICSAWTGGIFIKAPKLKMKREYKRLARLSHAYSWLADLSLIVLGGDLKRKERLSARLADGMSYLYMAMAVLRNVQLNGESPDDQLHAQWAVSYCFYHAQRAMMALCYNFPSRFLGGFARILAFPFGQTMRYPTDKLEQKLARLMTKNNQYRDRLKNIVYLSGDPKQPIDRVEYALQQIIQTDELVKKMGDLKRVKFGKLKGKLKEKVENKELTQEEMDALLATEAARWDAILVDEFTFESMKNQSFNSVIDAIKSPFMHDDGHH, encoded by the coding sequence ATGGGCATTCTGTTTTTTTTACTTTATCTGATCTTTACCCTAATTGTTCTCTATAGAGCAATGAATCCATTAGTTTGGGAGTTGGGGAGCGTCTTTTATCTAATCGTAGCGACGTTTGCGATTGGCCTGCCGTGGATAGTCGGCTTTATCCTTTGGCTTGTAATCATTGGGGCATTACTTGTCGTATACCTCGAACCTTTACGTGCGGCGATTGCAGATTTCATCTATAAAAAAGCAGGCAAGTCGATTCCCAAATTGTCCAAAACCGAAGAAGAAGCACTCAATGCGGGAGATACTTGGCTAGAACAAGATATTTTTACAGGAAAACCCGATTGGGAGCGACTGGCGAATGTATCTACGGCACTGTCGGCAGAAGAACAAGCCTTTCTTGATAATGAAACACAAACTTTATGCGGCTTGATCGATGAGTGGGAAATTAGTCAAACCCGTGATTTACCTGAAAAGGTTTGGGATTACATGAAGGAAAAAGGCTTTTTTGGTATGGTCATTCCCAAAGAATACGGGGGTAAAGGCTTTTCTGCGCGTGCCCATTCTGATGTGGTGATGAAAATAGCCACTCGTTCCGGTGTCGCAGCAGTAACGGTAATGGTACCTAATTCCTTAGGCCCAGGTGAATTAATCAATTATTATGGTACGGAAGAGCAAAAGAATCATTATTTACCTCGTCTTGCAAAAGGTATTGATATCCCATGCTTTGCTTTAACTGAACCTGGCGCAGGCAGCGATGCTACTTCCATTCAATCCAGCGCCATCGTGATGAAAAAGAAAGTTGATGGCAAAATGGTGCTTGGCTTAAGCATTACCTTAGATAAACGTTGGATTACTTTAGCTCCCGTAGCAACCTTAATTGGTCTTGCGGTGAATGTAAAAGACCCCGACGGTTTATTACAGGGGGAGGGAGCGGAGGGAATTACCTGTGTATTGATTCCACGCGACACCAAAAATCTCGAAATTGGCAATCGCCATTTACCTTCTGATCAGCCATTTATGAACGGTACTATACGTGGGAAAGATATTTTTGTGCCCATAACCACAGTGATTGGTGGTCAGAAACGTATCGGAAGTGGTTGGCAAATGTTGGTTGAATGTTTATCGATTGGGCGATCTATTTCTTTACCTGCACTGGGTGCTGGTACTTCCTCGGCGTGCTATTTGGCAACCAGTGCTTTTGCTCGCATACGTTGCCAATTTAATGTAGAAATTGGCCAATTTGAAGGGATTGAAGAAAAACTTGCGGAGATTGCGGGCTTAAGTTATTTGATTAATTCCAATCGATTATTGACCGTGGCGGCTGTAAATGAGCATAAAAAACCTTCTGTCGCCTCAGCAATTGCTAAATATTTTAATACTGAATTCGCACGATTGGTAGTGAATGCATCTATGGATGTACATGCTGGACGTGGCGTAGTAGTTGGTCCGCGAAATTATTTAACCAATTTTTATAATGGAGTTCCTATTTCGATTACCGTGGAAGGAGCCAATGTGATGTCACGGAACTTGTTAATTTTTGGACAAGGCTCAATGGCATGTCATCCTTACGTACGCAATGAATTTTATGCTATTTCCAATCAGGATAAAGAGGCTTTCAGAGAGGTTATTTGGAAGCATATTCAATATTTCATGCAAAATTTTGCCAAAACGATTTGTTCCGCCTGGACTGGTGGGATATTTATTAAAGCTCCCAAGCTTAAAATGAAGCGTGAATATAAGCGGTTAGCACGACTCAGTCATGCTTATTCATGGCTTGCAGATTTATCTTTAATTGTGTTAGGTGGCGATTTGAAACGTAAAGAGCGTCTGTCAGCCCGTCTTGCTGATGGAATGTCTTATCTTTACATGGCGATGGCTGTTTTGCGGAATGTGCAATTGAATGGCGAAAGTCCTGATGATCAATTGCATGCTCAATGGGCTGTTTCTTATTGCTTTTATCACGCACAACGAGCAATGATGGCATTGTGCTACAATTTCCCATCAAGATTTTTAGGTGGTTTTGCACGTATCTTGGCATTTCCCTTTGGGCAAACAATGCGTTATCCCACAGATAAGTTGGAACAAAAATTAGCGCGTTTGATGACTAAGAATAATCAGTATCGAGACCGATTGAAGAACATCGTCTACTTAAGCGGCGATCCGAAACAACCCATAGACAGAGTGGAGTATGCCCTACAACAAATCATACAAACGGATGAGCTTGTCAAAAAAATGGGTGATTTAAAACGGGTTAAATTTGGTAAATTAAAAGGCAAACTAAAAGAAAAGGTTGAAAATAAGGAATTAACTCAAGAGGAAATGGATGCATTACTTGCTACTGAAGCGGCTCGCTGGGATGCCATTTTGGTTGATGAGTTTACTTTTGAGTCAATGAAAAACCAATCATTTAACTCAGTCATTGATGCAATTAAGTCGCCCTTTATGCATGATGATGGTCATCATTAA
- the murU gene encoding N-acetylmuramate alpha-1-phosphate uridylyltransferase MurU — MKTAMILAAGRGERLKPLTDVTPKALCIVKEKPLIEHHVVNLAKAGFERLVINHAYLGGKIRQHLGNGSRWGVEICYSPEPPGGLETGGGIVNALPLLGTKPFITVNADIYTDFDFSQLQFENNPSIHVILVTKNPSLNHHGDFGLINQKQLSNSNPEYTLAGICCYHPQVFSHCQQGRYSVAPLIRQYAAQNKATANVYNGLWYDIGTLDRLHAVNQI; from the coding sequence ATGAAAACTGCGATGATATTGGCTGCGGGCCGGGGTGAACGTTTGAAACCACTTACCGATGTTACACCTAAAGCCCTGTGTATTGTTAAAGAAAAGCCATTAATCGAGCATCATGTCGTGAATTTGGCAAAAGCGGGTTTTGAACGATTAGTGATTAACCATGCCTATCTTGGAGGAAAAATTCGCCAGCATTTGGGAAATGGGTCCCGTTGGGGAGTCGAAATTTGTTACTCACCTGAACCTCCTGGAGGATTAGAAACGGGCGGTGGTATCGTCAATGCCTTGCCGCTGTTAGGAACTAAGCCCTTTATTACCGTCAATGCAGATATCTATACCGATTTTGATTTTTCCCAGCTGCAGTTTGAAAATAACCCTTCAATTCATGTGATTTTAGTCACTAAAAATCCATCACTTAATCATCATGGGGACTTTGGGTTAATCAATCAAAAGCAGCTCAGTAATTCAAATCCAGAATATACTCTTGCAGGAATCTGCTGCTATCACCCTCAAGTATTTAGTCACTGCCAACAAGGGCGCTATTCAGTAGCACCATTAATCCGACAATATGCCGCACAAAATAAAGCAACCGCCAATGTTTATAATGGCCTGTGGTATGACATAGGCACTCTAGATAGGCTCCATGCGGTGAATCAAATTTAA
- a CDS encoding aminoglycoside phosphotransferase family protein: MHERENALKEWLIHTLKQQDFQLAPLAGDASFRRYFRLRYNGLTQIVMDAPPEKEDLKPFIHIAQTLQQADVHTPKVLAMNPEDGFLLLSDLGDELLLNVLQPETVNDHYHQAIKTLFKIQSCSIDDPLLAPFDEAHMLKEMSLCPEWFFKAYLALDLNQSERTLVQKTMEWIAKEVAQQPLTFIHRDYHSRNLMLLQDHAEPLKLGVIDFQDAMRGPFTYDLVSLLKDCYISWPRSKVLEWVEFFYTHSALTKDYSLSEFIRAFDLCGIQRHLKVLGIFCRLHLRDHKPGYLKDLPLTLNYVLECAETYEELHPFFRFLQMRVYLP, encoded by the coding sequence ATGCATGAACGAGAAAACGCACTGAAAGAATGGTTAATTCATACGCTAAAGCAACAGGATTTTCAGTTAGCTCCTTTGGCTGGGGACGCCAGTTTTAGAAGATATTTTCGTCTTCGATATAATGGACTAACGCAGATTGTTATGGATGCTCCCCCGGAAAAAGAAGATCTAAAACCTTTCATACATATTGCGCAGACGCTGCAACAAGCTGATGTTCACACCCCCAAAGTGCTTGCGATGAATCCAGAGGACGGGTTCTTACTATTAAGCGATTTAGGCGATGAACTTCTTCTAAATGTTCTTCAGCCTGAAACAGTGAATGATCACTATCATCAGGCCATCAAAACCTTGTTTAAAATTCAAAGTTGCTCAATTGATGACCCACTACTTGCTCCATTTGATGAAGCGCATATGCTTAAAGAAATGAGTTTATGTCCCGAATGGTTTTTTAAAGCGTATCTTGCTTTAGATCTCAATCAAAGTGAACGCACTTTAGTCCAAAAGACTATGGAGTGGATTGCCAAAGAGGTAGCTCAGCAACCACTCACTTTTATTCATCGTGATTATCATTCTCGCAATCTGATGCTCTTACAGGATCATGCCGAACCACTAAAACTGGGAGTTATTGATTTTCAAGATGCCATGCGTGGCCCATTCACTTATGATTTGGTTTCATTACTCAAAGATTGTTATATTTCCTGGCCAAGGAGTAAAGTACTGGAATGGGTTGAGTTTTTTTACACTCACAGCGCATTAACTAAAGATTACTCTTTGTCTGAATTTATCCGTGCATTTGATCTTTGCGGTATACAAAGGCACTTAAAAGTGTTGGGCATTTTTTGTCGATTGCATTTGCGCGACCATAAACCTGGATATCTTAAAGATCTGCCTTTAACTTTAAACTACGTGCTTGAATGTGCAGAGACTTATGAAGAATTGCACCCATTTTTCCGATTTCTGCAAATGAGAGTATATTTACCATGA
- a CDS encoding LPS-assembly protein LptD → MSICSTLLILLMVIYHALAYSASLINEPVQACVIARDVDLTDAIRAKFAQCLGWQADQSSPICLGSYQPITVAPLASPDEIKIMADRVSFYQDKPSTLSGHVEIQQDQRIVNAQTAYVYRDPQSKQITKIEFLGNVHYLEPDKLLIARKATINPQDKSGQTEDVLYRFNMNKHAALLPAWGRASLMQRFPNSDYLLRQATYTTCAPQDKAWDIEAKSIVIDNKKKIGVARHVTLRVHDWPLLYVPYLSFPTTKERKSGFLMPLSGYSNVGGFDLGIPYYWNIAPNYDLTLTPHVYTERNVMLGGEFRYLTAHSVGLVTGSFLPDDAAYRNFLNSHAAEFPSFKDKSNNRWFYGFLNTTQLNPNLRLNVNVQQVSDDYYFQDFSTNLALITQRQLLRQADLTYSTEHWTFRGMVQSFQTLHPINETPIADQYERLPQLSARGYYYDLPAQANLNVLGQYDQFFWPTSRQQIRGIDQALETGQFFVRPPFSEMEMPQGPRFHLNPMLSLPQRTSWGYITPSAEFVENYYQVQNNWNDTHTDYNRFIPRLSTQGGLFFDRNFTWLGNSYTQTLEPSLFYLYVPFYNQNQLPIYDTANMIFNFDQLFRTNRFSGFDRIGDANQLSYALTSRWLSESNGIELASLSIGQIKYFTDRKVQLCRNPTGDCVANPLEIGQLSPFYGVSPIASRGIYHFGPFLKILGDYVWDPATSATNNGALNLHYQPKPNAIINVGYTYLYNGDVTSVRNNAGVDNALHQGTVSAAWPISDRWSALGAYSHNISKDYSMMSLLGMQYDSCCWAVRILGGRTFKSLNSEFSPQYNNNIYLQILLKGLGSVANSDPGSVLNTYIPGYNDPFRR, encoded by the coding sequence ATGAGCATATGTTCCACACTGCTCATTTTACTCATGGTAATCTATCATGCGTTAGCCTATTCTGCTTCTTTGATTAATGAACCGGTACAGGCATGTGTCATAGCGCGTGATGTCGATTTAACCGATGCGATACGTGCAAAGTTTGCTCAATGTTTGGGATGGCAGGCAGATCAAAGTTCCCCTATTTGTCTTGGATCGTATCAGCCGATCACGGTGGCGCCCCTTGCTTCACCTGATGAAATAAAAATCATGGCAGATCGCGTTTCGTTTTATCAAGATAAACCTTCAACTTTGAGCGGACATGTAGAAATTCAGCAAGACCAAAGAATAGTCAATGCACAGACTGCCTATGTATATCGCGATCCACAAAGTAAACAGATTACAAAAATTGAATTCTTGGGTAATGTCCATTACCTGGAACCCGATAAATTATTGATTGCTCGTAAAGCAACAATTAATCCTCAGGATAAATCGGGTCAAACTGAAGATGTACTTTATCGTTTCAACATGAATAAGCATGCTGCTTTATTACCCGCATGGGGACGAGCGAGTCTCATGCAGCGTTTTCCTAATTCAGACTACTTATTGCGTCAGGCGACCTATACTACGTGTGCGCCACAAGATAAAGCTTGGGATATTGAGGCCAAATCCATTGTTATTGATAATAAGAAAAAAATAGGTGTTGCCAGACATGTTACGTTGCGTGTCCATGATTGGCCACTCCTTTATGTTCCCTATTTAAGTTTCCCCACCACCAAAGAACGTAAATCCGGTTTTTTAATGCCTTTATCGGGCTATTCTAATGTAGGGGGTTTTGATCTAGGAATTCCTTATTATTGGAATATAGCACCAAACTATGATTTGACGTTAACACCCCATGTTTATACAGAGCGTAATGTCATGTTGGGTGGTGAGTTTCGCTATTTAACGGCCCACAGTGTGGGTTTAGTGACGGGTAGTTTTCTACCAGATGATGCAGCGTATCGGAATTTTCTGAATAGTCATGCAGCTGAATTTCCTTCATTTAAAGATAAATCAAACAACCGATGGTTTTATGGGTTTCTTAACACCACGCAATTAAATCCTAATTTGCGGCTCAATGTGAATGTTCAACAGGTTTCTGATGACTATTACTTCCAGGATTTCAGTACTAACCTGGCTCTAATTACCCAGCGGCAGTTATTACGACAAGCCGATTTAACCTATTCAACGGAGCATTGGACGTTTAGAGGTATGGTTCAAAGCTTTCAAACCTTACATCCGATTAATGAGACTCCTATTGCCGATCAATATGAACGCTTGCCGCAATTATCTGCTCGTGGGTATTACTATGATTTGCCGGCACAGGCTAATTTAAATGTATTGGGACAATATGATCAGTTTTTTTGGCCAACATCAAGGCAGCAGATTCGTGGAATAGATCAAGCTTTAGAAACCGGCCAATTTTTTGTAAGACCACCATTCTCTGAAATGGAAATGCCTCAAGGTCCACGGTTTCACCTTAATCCCATGCTTTCCTTACCCCAAAGAACCAGTTGGGGATATATTACTCCTTCAGCCGAGTTCGTAGAAAATTATTATCAGGTGCAAAACAATTGGAATGATACCCATACGGACTATAATCGCTTTATCCCACGGTTGAGCACCCAGGGCGGTCTATTTTTTGATCGGAACTTTACTTGGCTGGGGAATTCCTACACGCAAACTTTAGAGCCCAGTTTATTTTATTTGTACGTTCCATTTTATAATCAAAACCAGCTACCTATATACGACACTGCTAATATGATTTTTAATTTTGATCAACTTTTTAGAACCAATCGCTTCTCAGGGTTTGATCGAATTGGTGATGCGAATCAATTATCTTATGCACTCACATCGAGGTGGTTATCTGAAAGCAATGGAATTGAATTGGCCAGTCTTTCAATTGGGCAAATTAAATATTTTACTGATAGAAAAGTGCAGCTATGTCGTAACCCAACTGGTGATTGTGTTGCTAATCCTCTTGAAATTGGGCAATTGTCTCCATTTTATGGTGTTTCTCCAATCGCTTCGCGAGGAATTTATCATTTCGGTCCATTTTTGAAAATCCTGGGTGATTATGTATGGGATCCGGCTACTTCAGCAACAAACAATGGTGCTTTAAACTTGCATTATCAACCCAAACCAAATGCAATTATTAATGTCGGGTATACCTATTTATATAATGGGGATGTGACCTCTGTTAGGAATAATGCAGGGGTAGATAATGCCTTACACCAAGGGACTGTCTCCGCTGCTTGGCCAATCAGTGATCGATGGAGTGCGCTTGGGGCATACAGTCACAACATTAGTAAGGATTACAGTATGATGTCACTATTGGGGATGCAATATGATAGTTGTTGCTGGGCTGTACGAATTTTGGGTGGAAGAACCTTTAAAAGTTTAAATTCGGAATTTTCGCCCCAATATAACAACAATATCTATTTGCAAATCTTATTAAAAGGCTTAGGATCAGTAGCAAACAGCGATCCCGGAAGTGTATTGAATACGTATATCCCAGGATACAATGATCCATTTCGTCGTTAA
- a CDS encoding peptidylprolyl isomerase gives MYKKLALVCILLAIVAVAEAKQVLDKVVAVVNNGVITESELNKQVELTRKQILAQKMQVPAAPVLRKQVLQHLIDVNVQLQMAKQHGLTVDDTELNQAIEKIAAMNHATLTQLREEIARQGMSWNEYRENIRKEMLLSHLQQKAVGRDAMVTNEQVEQYLKTEGGIVDRTALTYHLQNIVIPLNEEPTSEQVKKAKSKAEFLLTKIKKGDDFSRLAIENSSGEFALEGGDLGDRHLAELPELFAKEVVNMKVGQVVGPLRAGNGFQLIKLVSIGGENQHHIITKTHVRHILLKPDPSMLPQDSKKQVNNIYQQVKAGKDFALMAKQYSLDSASAVKGGDLGWVAPGVLVPEFEKVMDKLAVNEISPPVKSQFGWHIIQVLGRKQEDDSEAFKKQKVRQFLQQRKFAEAVQNWQQHIRSDAYINIIEKELA, from the coding sequence ATGTATAAAAAATTAGCCCTTGTATGCATATTGTTAGCTATCGTTGCTGTGGCAGAGGCAAAACAAGTATTAGATAAAGTGGTTGCAGTCGTTAATAATGGAGTGATCACCGAGAGTGAACTGAACAAACAAGTTGAATTAACGAGAAAACAAATTCTTGCTCAAAAAATGCAGGTTCCTGCTGCCCCTGTGTTGCGTAAACAAGTACTTCAACACTTAATTGATGTTAATGTGCAACTGCAAATGGCAAAACAACATGGTCTGACTGTAGATGATACAGAACTTAACCAAGCGATTGAAAAAATTGCTGCGATGAATCATGCCACTCTTACTCAGCTGCGCGAAGAAATTGCGAGACAAGGGATGAGCTGGAATGAATATAGGGAAAATATTCGTAAAGAAATGCTCCTTTCGCACTTACAGCAAAAAGCGGTAGGAAGAGACGCGATGGTGACGAATGAACAAGTGGAACAGTATCTTAAAACGGAAGGTGGTATAGTCGATCGCACAGCACTTACCTATCATCTACAAAATATAGTTATTCCACTCAATGAAGAACCCACGTCAGAACAAGTAAAGAAAGCCAAAAGCAAAGCAGAATTCTTGTTGACGAAAATAAAGAAAGGTGATGACTTTAGTCGACTGGCTATCGAAAATTCAAGTGGCGAATTTGCACTCGAAGGCGGGGATTTAGGTGACCGTCATTTAGCTGAGTTGCCAGAATTATTCGCAAAAGAAGTCGTGAACATGAAAGTGGGGCAAGTAGTTGGCCCATTACGTGCAGGTAATGGCTTTCAGTTAATTAAACTGGTTTCGATTGGCGGTGAAAATCAGCATCATATTATTACAAAGACTCATGTGCGCCATATTCTTTTAAAACCAGATCCAAGCATGCTTCCTCAAGATTCAAAGAAACAAGTAAACAATATTTACCAACAAGTAAAGGCTGGTAAAGATTTTGCGCTCATGGCAAAGCAATATTCCTTGGATTCAGCCAGCGCTGTCAAAGGTGGTGATTTAGGTTGGGTTGCACCTGGAGTATTAGTTCCCGAATTCGAAAAAGTTATGGATAAGCTGGCGGTAAATGAAATTAGTCCCCCTGTTAAATCACAATTTGGTTGGCACATTATTCAAGTACTTGGCCGTAAGCAAGAAGATGATTCAGAAGCTTTTAAGAAGCAGAAAGTACGTCAGTTTCTACAACAACGTAAGTTTGCTGAAGCAGTACAAAATTGGCAGCAACATATCCGTTCAGATGCGTACATTAATATTATCGAAAAGGAACTGGCGTGA